In one window of Pseudoalteromonas sp. N1230-9 DNA:
- a CDS encoding DUF2878 domain-containing protein gives MALLLEQKSILPALVCVSLMMYLSLQRRQDAFLLVFALPIALTFEWLATAFNLLSFKEAPFPFWLAVLWTALLLTVNTSMQFLQKLPWYLAWLICAVFAPASYFAGARFGVLNIELPVWQFWIMYGTGWASMFLVIITLNNRMLANK, from the coding sequence ATGGCCTTACTCCTTGAACAAAAGTCTATTTTACCGGCCCTTGTTTGTGTTTCACTGATGATGTATTTGTCATTGCAACGAAGACAAGATGCTTTTTTACTGGTTTTTGCCCTACCTATTGCACTGACTTTTGAATGGTTGGCTACAGCATTTAATTTACTGAGTTTTAAAGAGGCACCGTTTCCTTTTTGGCTTGCGGTGCTTTGGACTGCTTTACTGCTTACCGTTAATACTTCAATGCAATTTTTGCAAAAGCTTCCTTGGTACTTAGCGTGGTTAATTTGCGCTGTATTTGCGCCAGCCAGTTACTTTGCTGGTGCGCGTTTTGGTGTGCTTAATATCGAGTTACCTGTATGGCAGTTTTGGATTATGTATGGCACAGGCTGGGCATCAATGTTTCTCGTTATAATTACTTTAAATAACAGAATGCTTGCCAATAAATGA
- a CDS encoding chalcone isomerase family protein has product MKLIHVTLLFITLTLSAYVNANGFKTVGEAKMEYLFWDVYDAKLETPTGSYEFGEHPVKLTLTYLRNFDAKDIVKATNEQWQHLGLVDMVNTYDEKLLALWPNIKKNDSLSFETNPQGIGTFYFNNDKLGVVEDKKFAEHFLAIWLSSDTSEPSLRKQLIGGKHD; this is encoded by the coding sequence ATGAAGTTAATACATGTAACGCTTTTATTCATCACGTTGACCTTGTCAGCGTATGTCAATGCTAACGGCTTCAAGACAGTCGGTGAAGCGAAAATGGAGTATTTATTTTGGGATGTCTATGACGCGAAACTAGAAACTCCCACAGGAAGCTATGAGTTTGGTGAACATCCGGTGAAATTAACACTTACTTATTTGCGTAATTTTGACGCCAAAGACATCGTCAAAGCGACCAATGAACAATGGCAGCATCTCGGTTTAGTCGATATGGTTAACACTTATGACGAAAAATTGTTAGCGCTTTGGCCAAATATCAAAAAAAACGACTCTTTATCATTTGAAACGAACCCACAAGGCATAGGCACTTTTTACTTTAATAACGATAAGCTAGGTGTTGTTGAAGACAAGAAGTTTGCAGAGCATTTTTTAGCAATTTGGCTCAGTAGTGATACCTCAGAGCCGTCACTTCGAAAACAGCTTATTGGAGGGAAACATGATTAA
- a CDS encoding DUF3833 domain-containing protein — protein MIKLKAIFIFIMVMLVTSCSAPDVDYYQGTEPQFDFKRFFNGELKAYGVVQDHKGELTRKLVVDMQASWQGNQGVIEEQFVYDDGETQTRTWYITLKEDGSIEGTASDVIGTAYGDSNGSVFHWTYSVELPYDGSTLVVNFDDWMYLVTQSRLINRTAIDKFGIEVGEVTLVIEKIER, from the coding sequence ATGATTAAGCTCAAAGCAATTTTTATTTTTATCATGGTAATGTTAGTCACCAGTTGTTCTGCACCTGACGTTGATTATTACCAAGGAACAGAGCCACAGTTTGATTTTAAACGCTTCTTTAATGGCGAGTTGAAAGCCTATGGTGTTGTCCAAGACCACAAAGGCGAGTTAACGCGTAAGTTAGTGGTTGATATGCAAGCAAGCTGGCAAGGTAATCAAGGAGTTATTGAGGAGCAATTTGTCTATGATGATGGTGAAACTCAAACGCGTACTTGGTACATCACTCTAAAAGAGGATGGCAGCATTGAGGGGACAGCATCTGATGTTATCGGTACGGCTTACGGTGACAGCAATGGCAGTGTTTTTCATTGGACCTACTCGGTGGAATTACCTTATGATGGTAGTACTTTAGTAGTGAATTTTGATGATTGGATGTATTTGGTAACACAATCACGCTTGATTAACCGTACTGCTATTGATAAGTTTGGCATCGAGGTCGGGGAAGTGACCTTGGTTATCGAGAAAATCGAACGATAG
- a CDS encoding HU family DNA-binding protein: MNKAQLVEKIATDAEISKAAATRALDAFTGAVTNSLKEGNSVALVGFGTFSVKERAARTGRNPQTGAEIQIAAATIPSFKAGKGLKDQVNP; this comes from the coding sequence ATGAATAAAGCTCAATTAGTTGAAAAAATTGCTACTGATGCAGAAATCTCAAAAGCGGCAGCAACACGTGCACTTGATGCGTTCACTGGCGCGGTTACTAACTCTCTTAAAGAAGGTAACTCAGTAGCATTAGTTGGTTTCGGTACATTCTCAGTAAAAGAGCGTGCAGCGCGTACTGGCCGTAACCCACAAACTGGTGCAGAAATTCAAATCGCAGCAGCAACTATCCCAAGCTTTAAAGCGGGTAAAGGTCTTAAAGATCAAGTTAATCCTTAA
- the ilvN gene encoding acetolactate synthase small subunit, which produces MRRILSILLENEPGSLSRIVGLFSQRAYNIDSLTVGTTDDHSLSRITITTMGDDRIVEQITKQVNKLVDVLKIIDLTEMAHIERELLLVKVFAQDENTRAAVTRVVDVFQGAILDMGRHSYTLQLVASTEKIESFLDTLRHETDLIEVVRSGAVGIGRGDKALKA; this is translated from the coding sequence ATGCGCCGTATTTTATCAATCTTATTAGAAAATGAACCAGGCTCGTTATCACGCATTGTTGGTTTGTTTTCACAGCGAGCTTACAACATTGACAGCCTAACCGTCGGCACAACGGATGATCACTCATTATCAAGAATTACCATCACAACTATGGGTGACGACCGTATCGTTGAGCAAATCACTAAGCAAGTTAATAAACTTGTTGATGTACTTAAGATCATTGATCTAACTGAAATGGCACATATTGAGCGCGAATTGTTACTTGTGAAAGTGTTTGCCCAAGACGAAAACACTCGCGCAGCGGTTACCCGTGTGGTTGATGTATTTCAAGGTGCGATTCTTGATATGGGTCGCCATAGCTACACGTTACAACTAGTGGCTAGTACTGAAAAAATAGAGTCTTTCCTTGATACACTGCGCCATGAAACAGATCTTATTGAAGTTGTACGTTCTGGTGCGGTTGGCATTGGTCGAGGTGACAAAGCGCTAAAAGCATAA
- a CDS encoding acetolactate synthase 3 large subunit, translated as MSKTQYNGSELVVRALKELKIKYIFGYPGGSVLDLYDALFQQDDIEHILVRHEQAATHMADGYARATGEVGVVLATSGPGATNCITGIATAYMDSIPMVVLSGQVPTGLIGDDAFQETDIVGCSRPIVKHSFNCRSAKDIPAILAKAFYIASTGRPGPVVVELPKDMLNPALTFEFDFPKATELRTYNPNTKGHSKQIRKAVTAILEAKKLVIYSGGGIVLSNTSEQLTRLVESLNAPITNTLMGLGGISGTHPNFIGMLGMHGSLEANKAMANADVILALGARFDDRVTNNVKKFCPNATIVHVDVDPTSISKTIKAHIPVVGCLNTVLEQLQTAIDKSSIAIDRSAQEDWWRQIISWREQKCLSYSTDGDKIKPQAVIEAIYKATNGDAYVSSDVGQHQMFAAQYYPFKHPRQWINSGGLGTMGFGLPAAMGVKLAFPDKESICVTGDGSIQMNIQELSTCLQYNLAVKVVSLNNRSLGMVRQWQDMMYSGRHSSSYMESLPDFVKLVESYGHVGIRVDHIDELEPAIDKAMSINDRLVFLDICVDEKEHVYPMQIKLGAVDDMWLRKGVKA; from the coding sequence ATGAGTAAAACACAATACAATGGGTCAGAACTGGTAGTTCGGGCATTAAAAGAATTAAAGATTAAGTATATTTTCGGCTACCCCGGTGGCTCTGTACTAGACCTATATGATGCACTTTTTCAACAAGACGATATTGAACATATCCTAGTGCGCCATGAACAAGCCGCTACACATATGGCAGATGGTTATGCCCGTGCCACGGGTGAGGTCGGTGTTGTGCTTGCAACTTCAGGCCCAGGGGCGACAAACTGTATTACCGGTATTGCTACCGCTTATATGGATTCTATTCCTATGGTGGTTTTATCTGGCCAAGTGCCCACAGGCCTAATTGGTGACGACGCTTTCCAAGAAACAGATATCGTTGGCTGTTCAAGACCCATAGTAAAGCACAGCTTTAATTGTCGTAGCGCTAAAGATATCCCAGCCATTCTTGCAAAAGCATTCTATATAGCCAGCACGGGGCGTCCTGGTCCTGTTGTTGTTGAACTACCAAAAGATATGCTAAACCCTGCGCTTACTTTTGAATTTGATTTCCCCAAAGCAACAGAGCTAAGAACCTACAACCCCAATACGAAAGGGCATTCAAAGCAAATAAGAAAAGCCGTTACTGCGATTCTAGAAGCCAAGAAATTAGTTATCTATTCAGGTGGTGGTATTGTGCTCTCTAATACCTCTGAGCAGTTAACTCGACTTGTTGAGTCACTCAATGCGCCTATTACGAATACATTAATGGGTTTAGGTGGCATTAGCGGCACACATCCGAACTTTATTGGTATGCTTGGAATGCATGGCAGTTTAGAAGCCAATAAAGCAATGGCCAACGCAGATGTTATTTTAGCGCTTGGCGCCCGTTTCGATGATCGGGTAACTAATAACGTTAAAAAGTTTTGCCCAAATGCAACGATTGTCCATGTAGACGTAGATCCAACATCAATCTCTAAAACCATTAAAGCCCATATTCCAGTGGTTGGTTGCTTAAACACGGTTCTTGAACAACTTCAAACAGCGATAGATAAAAGTTCTATTGCGATCGACCGCTCAGCACAAGAAGATTGGTGGCGACAAATCATTAGCTGGCGTGAACAGAAGTGTTTAAGCTACAGCACAGATGGCGATAAAATTAAGCCGCAAGCTGTAATAGAAGCCATTTATAAAGCAACCAATGGCGATGCTTATGTAAGTTCTGATGTAGGCCAGCACCAAATGTTTGCAGCTCAGTACTACCCGTTTAAACACCCACGTCAATGGATTAATTCAGGTGGCTTAGGCACCATGGGCTTTGGGTTGCCAGCTGCAATGGGCGTAAAGCTTGCTTTCCCTGATAAAGAATCAATCTGTGTGACAGGGGATGGATCTATTCAAATGAATATTCAAGAGCTATCAACCTGTTTACAATACAATTTAGCTGTAAAAGTAGTCTCACTTAACAATCGTTCACTTGGCATGGTTCGCCAATGGCAAGATATGATGTATTCAGGACGTCATTCGTCTTCTTATATGGAATCATTACCTGACTTTGTAAAGCTAGTAGAAAGCTACGGCCATGTAGGTATTCGCGTTGACCATATCGATGAACTAGAACCAGCAATCGACAAAGCTATGTCAATCAACGACAGGCTCGTATTTTTAGATATTTGTGTTGATGAGAAAGAACATGTTTACCCTATGCAAATCAAGTTAGGAGCTGTAGACGACATGTGGTTACGTAAAGGAGTAAAAGCATAA
- a CDS encoding isocitrate dehydrogenase — translation MAKQTITVIKGDGIGPSIIDSALEILKAAGCDFDYEFVDAGLAALEKTGELLPQETIDTIARNKITLKGPLTTPVGEGFTSINVTLRKKFGLYANVRPVKSFAGTKARYDDIDIITVRENTQGMYSGLGQVVSEDGNEAEAMSKITREGAEKIVTFAYELAVREGRKKVTAVHKANILKSTSGLFLKVAREVAERYPQIESTEMIVDATCMKLVMTPDEFDVIVTTNLFGDILSDLCAGLVGGLGMAPGANIGEDAAIFEAVHGSAPDIAGKNLANPTSVILASIQMLEHLEMGETAERIRNAVADVIKTGDRTTRDLGGSHGTTDFTQAVIDRL, via the coding sequence ATGGCTAAACAAACCATCACAGTGATCAAAGGCGACGGCATTGGTCCTAGCATTATTGATTCAGCACTTGAGATCCTTAAAGCTGCAGGTTGCGATTTTGATTATGAATTCGTTGATGCTGGCCTTGCTGCCCTAGAAAAAACTGGTGAGTTACTTCCGCAAGAAACCATTGATACTATTGCACGTAACAAGATCACTTTAAAAGGTCCTTTAACTACACCAGTGGGTGAAGGTTTCACATCTATCAACGTTACATTACGTAAAAAGTTTGGCCTATACGCAAACGTACGCCCTGTTAAGTCTTTTGCAGGTACAAAAGCGCGTTACGATGACATCGATATCATCACGGTTCGCGAAAACACACAAGGTATGTACTCAGGTCTTGGCCAAGTTGTGTCTGAGGACGGTAACGAAGCTGAAGCGATGTCAAAAATCACACGTGAAGGTGCAGAAAAAATCGTTACTTTTGCATACGAATTAGCAGTACGCGAAGGCCGTAAAAAAGTCACTGCGGTACACAAAGCTAACATCCTTAAATCAACGTCTGGTTTATTCTTAAAAGTTGCACGTGAAGTCGCTGAGCGTTACCCGCAAATTGAATCAACTGAGATGATCGTTGATGCAACATGTATGAAGCTAGTAATGACTCCAGACGAGTTTGATGTAATTGTTACAACGAACTTATTCGGCGACATTCTATCTGACCTATGTGCTGGTCTTGTTGGTGGTTTAGGTATGGCACCAGGTGCAAACATCGGTGAAGATGCAGCTATCTTTGAAGCTGTTCACGGTAGTGCTCCTGATATCGCAGGTAAGAACCTTGCTAACCCAACTTCAGTTATCTTAGCGTCAATTCAAATGCTAGAGCACCTTGAAATGGGTGAAACAGCTGAGCGTATTCGTAACGCTGTAGCAGACGTTATTAAGACAGGTGACCGTACTACACGTGACCTAGGTGGTAGCCATGGTACAACTGACTTCACGCAAGCAGTAATCGACCGCCTGTAA
- a CDS encoding DUF3192 domain-containing protein, giving the protein MFKKVFQYLILGLGVYALIAALVITFYKDDPQAMIWQDREAFNKRYIAKLSIDKPENLNAVLDYLGSPDLTYAKRAEDVVWQIVFYRTQHVKSDGITTIDECTGLLFKNGQLVLWGPSAYESYQQEG; this is encoded by the coding sequence ATGTTTAAAAAGGTTTTCCAATATCTGATACTAGGATTGGGTGTTTACGCACTCATAGCAGCCTTAGTTATCACTTTTTATAAAGATGATCCTCAAGCAATGATTTGGCAAGATCGTGAAGCGTTCAATAAACGTTATATTGCCAAGCTTTCAATCGATAAACCTGAAAACCTTAATGCCGTACTTGATTATTTAGGTAGTCCAGACCTAACCTATGCGAAACGAGCAGAAGATGTTGTATGGCAAATTGTTTTTTATCGCACGCAACATGTTAAATCTGATGGCATTACAACAATTGATGAGTGTACTGGTCTATTATTTAAAAACGGTCAACTTGTGCTATGGGGACCCAGTGCCTATGAAAGCTATCAACAAGAAGGCTAA
- the xni gene encoding flap endonuclease Xni — protein sequence MSTQLLLIDALNLIRRIYAVDSNQSHHSEEHMIKASCARVAHACKKLRAQCNATHGVAVFDGDRSWRYHYFKDYKSSRAPMPDLLKKNLALFKQAIEQTGIVVFSPDNDEADDIIATLAHKAASNKVPSTIVSTDKGFLPFLSEYISVFDYFKKHFISQDDIHTRFSVPQHRLIDFWALAGDKTNDIPGVKGIGNKSAQQLINQYNVIDDAIGDEALNATLKRKLIAEMDLFIISKNLVTLRTDINLGFSLKQLRLN from the coding sequence GTGAGCACCCAGTTACTTTTAATAGATGCGCTTAATCTAATCAGGCGCATCTATGCTGTTGATAGTAATCAAAGTCACCACAGTGAAGAGCATATGATCAAAGCAAGTTGTGCCCGTGTAGCTCATGCTTGCAAAAAGTTACGTGCGCAATGTAACGCCACCCATGGCGTTGCAGTGTTTGATGGCGACAGAAGCTGGCGCTACCATTACTTTAAAGATTACAAATCTTCTCGGGCTCCAATGCCTGATTTACTTAAGAAGAACCTTGCATTATTTAAGCAAGCGATAGAACAAACGGGCATTGTTGTTTTCTCCCCTGATAACGACGAAGCAGATGACATTATCGCAACTCTCGCCCACAAGGCCGCCTCAAATAAAGTGCCCTCAACCATCGTTTCAACTGATAAAGGGTTTTTACCATTTTTATCTGAATACATAAGCGTTTTTGACTACTTTAAAAAACACTTTATCAGCCAAGATGATATTCATACGCGTTTTTCAGTGCCACAGCACAGGCTAATTGATTTTTGGGCTTTAGCAGGTGATAAAACCAACGATATCCCAGGCGTTAAAGGGATTGGCAATAAATCAGCACAACAATTGATAAATCAATATAATGTGATTGATGATGCCATAGGCGATGAAGCGCTTAACGCGACTTTAAAACGTAAGCTCATTGCCGAAATGGATTTGTTTATCATTTCCAAAAACTTGGTTACCTTACGAACAGATATAAACTTAGGCTTTAGTTTAAAGCAGTTAAGGCTCAATTAG
- the ppnN gene encoding nucleotide 5'-monophosphate nucleosidase PpnN, giving the protein MLKQLNPTGVLDLLSQLEVDLLEQSSTSERYKLFRNCVLAVLNVGSHTDSSSEIYDKFEDFDIRLLSRERGIKIELENPPESAFVDGEIITGIHEHIFSVIRDILFICQKYEKNLTEQKAITHMVFDMLRNAGALRVNSDPSMIVCWGGHSINEVEYKYTKQVGYELGLRGLNICTGCGPGAMKGPMKGATIGHAKQRISDNRYLGLTEPSIIAAEPPNPIVNELVILPDIEKRLEAFVRTAHGIIIFPGGAGTAEELLYLLGILLHPDNEKQRLPVILTGPKESENYFIELCKFVEKTLGKVALEKFEVIIDDPARVGKSLKTQMAEVRDYRKSQGDAYYFNWTLKIDNDFQQPFVPTHENMASLDLHLNQPTQQLAANLRRAFSGIVAGNVKDEGLQAIKQHGRFVLSGEPALMADMDKLLAAFVEQGRMKLPGSKYIPCYEIKA; this is encoded by the coding sequence ATGTTAAAACAATTGAATCCTACAGGCGTACTGGATTTATTATCACAACTAGAAGTAGACTTACTCGAACAATCATCCACCAGTGAGCGCTATAAATTATTTAGAAACTGTGTGCTCGCCGTCCTAAATGTGGGCAGTCATACCGACTCAAGCTCTGAGATATACGATAAATTTGAAGATTTTGATATTCGCCTTCTAAGCCGTGAACGTGGTATTAAAATAGAACTTGAAAACCCTCCTGAATCGGCGTTTGTCGATGGCGAAATTATCACCGGTATTCATGAACATATTTTCTCAGTTATCCGCGATATTTTGTTTATCTGCCAAAAATATGAAAAAAACCTGACCGAACAAAAAGCCATCACGCATATGGTGTTTGACATGCTAAGAAATGCGGGTGCGCTCCGCGTCAACAGTGATCCTAGTATGATTGTTTGCTGGGGCGGTCATTCAATTAACGAAGTTGAATATAAATACACCAAGCAGGTGGGTTATGAGCTTGGCCTACGTGGTTTAAACATTTGTACAGGTTGTGGCCCTGGCGCAATGAAAGGGCCAATGAAAGGGGCAACTATCGGACACGCTAAACAACGTATTTCAGATAACCGTTATTTAGGGTTAACAGAACCTAGCATTATTGCTGCTGAGCCACCGAACCCGATTGTAAATGAATTAGTTATTTTACCCGATATCGAAAAGCGCCTCGAAGCTTTTGTAAGAACGGCACATGGCATTATTATTTTCCCAGGCGGTGCAGGAACAGCTGAAGAGCTATTGTATTTGCTCGGTATTTTGCTCCATCCTGATAACGAAAAACAACGTTTACCTGTTATACTTACCGGCCCTAAAGAGAGTGAAAATTACTTTATCGAGCTTTGCAAATTTGTTGAGAAAACACTCGGTAAAGTCGCTCTTGAAAAGTTCGAAGTTATTATTGATGACCCTGCCCGTGTAGGTAAATCGCTTAAAACCCAAATGGCCGAAGTTCGCGACTACCGTAAGAGCCAAGGTGATGCCTACTACTTCAATTGGACATTGAAAATTGATAATGATTTCCAGCAGCCCTTTGTACCAACGCACGAAAACATGGCAAGTTTGGACTTGCATTTAAATCAACCTACACAACAATTAGCAGCAAATTTACGCCGTGCTTTTTCAGGCATCGTGGCTGGTAATGTTAAAGATGAAGGCTTACAAGCCATCAAGCAACATGGCCGCTTTGTGCTAAGTGGCGAACCCGCGCTTATGGCTGATATGGACAAACTGCTGGCAGCATTTGTTGAGCAAGGCCGTATGAAGTTACCCGGCAGTAAGTACATTCCTTGCTATGAGATTAAAGCCTAA